DNA sequence from the Candidatus Hydrogenedentota bacterium genome:
GAGTATTGAGGGATTCCAGGATTTTCGTGCCGCCCTGGCGGAACCGCCGGTCCATTGTGCGACCGGTGGCCCCGGCAGGGCTGATTGTACCGGAGAGGTGTCGCTTACGACATGGCGAAAACAGGATTCATAGGCCGGCTTCGGGAGAAACTGGAGAAAAGCCGCGACAACCTCGTGGGAAACGTCAAGCGAGCGCTTGGGCGGCCATTCATTGACGACGAGGCGTTTGACGCGCTCGAGGAAGTCCTTATCGGGGCCGATGTGGGCGTCGCCACCACGCTTAAAATCATCGAGGAAATGCGCGGCGCGGTCAAGGCCCGCCGGCTCACGGATTCGGAAGACCTGATCGCGCTGCTCAAGGAGGAGCTGACGGGGCTGCTGTCCGAGGGCAACCACGCGATTGACTGGTCGCGCCCGGGGAGCCCCCACGTGACCCTGGTCGCGGGCGTGAACGGGTCCGGCAAGACGACCACGACCGGCAAACTGGCCTCCAGGCTCATCGCCGACGGGCGAACGGTGCTGCTCGGCGCGGCGGACACGTTCCGCGCGGCGGCGACGGAGCAGCTCGCCATCTGGAGCGAGCGCACGGGCGCGGACCTGGTGCGCCTGAGCGATGGCGCGGATCCGGCCTCGGTGGCGTATGACGCGACGGACGCCGCGGTGGCGCGGAAGATAGACAATGTCCTCATCGACACGGCGGGCCGCCTGCACACCAAGGTGAATCTGATGGAGGAGCTGAAGAAGATCCAGCGGGTGGTGCGCAAGCGCATCCCCGACGCGCCGCACGAAGTCTTGCTGGTGCTCGACGCGACCACCGGCCAGAACGGGCTGGAGCAGGCGCGCCAGTTTACCCAGGCGCTCGATGTGACGGGCATAATCCTGACGAAACTGGATGGCACCGCCAAGGGGGGGATGGCCGTGGCGATCCAGCGCGAACTGGGCATCCCGATCAAGATGATTGGCATCGGCGAAAGCGTCGATGACCTGGATATGTTCGATGCCCGCGAGTTTGTTGAAGCCCTGTTCGCACAATAGCGGCGCGGCGCCGTATACTTCCGCCGCAGGCCCTCGGGGGGAGGGTGAGAAACCAGCCATATGACGCCAGAAGCGCGTAACGAACAAACACGATCAGCCATCGGCGACGCGCTGATGGCCGCCGGGGCAATTACCGAAGAGCAGTTGGCGCGCGCGTTGCGCGTCCAGTCCCTGCTCGAAGATCCGCGCCAACTCGTGGATGTCCTGGTGGAGCTGGGATACGGGGAGCGGTCGGCGCTCAATGAAGCCATCACGCGCCAGGGGAAAAGCCTGCGGCTGGGGGATCTGTTGCTGGAGCAGGGCATCATCACCGCCGACGCGCTGGCGATGGGCTTGCAGTTGCAGCGGGAGAGCGGTCTCCGCCTGGGCGAGGCGCTAATCCAAATCGGCGCGATTAACGAGCGCACCCTGTTGCGCAACGTGGCCCACCAGATGGGGGTCCCGTACATTGAGCCCAATATCAATATGATCGACCCCGAGTTGCTCCGGGGGCTCTCCCCGGATTACCTCCTCCGCTACCTATTCGTCCCCTTCATTCGCGGTGAAGACGGCATGCTCACGGTTGTGGTTTCCGAACTGGAATCCGATCCCACCCGGCAGGCCATCCGCGATATCTATCACCGGGACGTGCGTTACGCGCTGGGCCCGGCGGACGTGATCCGGCAGAGTATCGAAGACATACGGCACCGGCGGAATATTGGGGAAGGAGCGGAGGCCGGGGCGCCGGACCGCGCCGAGGACACCATCGTTCCCATTCTCAATCACCTCATACAGGAGGCGATCGAAGATGGCGCCAGCGATATTCACATCGAGCCCATGGCGGATGTGGTCCGTATCCGATACCGCATCGACGGCGTCCTGGTCTACAAGACGGATCTGCCCAAGGATCTGCTGGTGAAGCTCATATCCCGGCTCAAGATTCTGGCGGAACTGAACATCGCCGAACACCAGCGCCACCAGGGGGGTCGATTCCAGATCGAGCACAAGGAGCGCGAGGTGGACCTGCGCCTGTCCATCTACGTGACCGTTCACGGCGAATGCGCGGTGATGCGCATCCTGAACCGCGAGATGGCGCTCGTCACGCTCGAAAAGCTGGGGATGGCCCCGAGCATGCTGGCGCGCTACCGGGACGACGTGCTGCACTCGCCCACCGGCGTCGTGCTGTACACGGGGCCGACGGGATCGGGGAAGACGACGACCCTGTACAGCAGTATCGCGTACTGCAATAATATCCATACGAAGATCATCACGGCGGAGGACCCGGTCGAGTTCACGATCGAGGGGATCATCCAGTGCACGATCCACGAGAAGATCGGGCGCACGTTCCACTCGACGCTCCGCGAAATCGTGCGGCAGGATCCAGACATCATTGTCATGGGGGAGATCCGGGACAAGGAGTCCGCCGAAGTCGCTATCCAGGCGGCGCTGACGGGCCACAAGGTCTATTCGACGTTCCACACCGAAGACACCATTGGCGGCCTCCTGCGCCTGATCGATATGGACATCGAGACGTTTCTCATCTCCTCCACCGTGGTTTCCGTTGTCGCGCAGCGCCTGCTCCGCCGCATCTGCGACCATTGCAAGGCGCCCTACGTCCCTACGGCGAAGGAAGCCAACGCGGTCGGGCTGCCGCTCGAGGATTTGCGGCGGCACGAGTACATGCGCGGCCGGGGCTGCAATCGCTGCGCGCATACCGGCTACCGGGGACGGATCGGCGCCTACGAACTGCTGGTCCTGAATGAGCCGGTCAAGGAGGCCATTCTTGCGAAGAAACCGGCGCACACGATCCGGCAGTTGAGCGTGGAAACGACGGGGTTGATCAGCATGCGGGAAGACGCCTGCGCCAAGGTGGTACGGGGGCATACGACGTTTGAAGAAGTGTTGCGCCATACGCCGCGGACCTTTTCCGTGCGCCCCCTGCGCAATATCCTGGCAATGTCCGAATAGCTCTAATGCGGGCGCCGGGCGGCGTCCGGGAATTGTGAAAAATGACCGCATGCCCTTTCTGTGAGAGCCCTGTACCCGAGGATCAGTTGCCTGGAGACGGCCCCGGGCTGGCAGTCTGTGTGCACTGTTTCAATCCGCTCCGCCTGAGCTGGAGCGACGGCGGCTTCGAGGCTACCCGTCTTTCGGATCATCGGGATATGCGCCGGAACAGCGGCCCGGACACCATTGCCGGAGCGATTCTGGCGCAGGCCGGCCCCGCGCTCCAGCAACTGCCCGTCCTGCCCGAGATCTCCCAGCGGATTCTTACGCTGCTCCGCGATCCGGAATTCGGCATGCCCGAACTGGCCGGTATGATTCGCGAGGATCCCGCGATCGCGCTCGCAATTATGAAGCAAGCGAACAGCGCCGCGTTCGGCGGCCTGAGCCCGATCAAGGACCTGAATGGGGCCTGCGCGCGCCTCGGCATGCGCAATGTCGCGAACACGGTGCAGATCGTGGCGAACCAGCGGTTGTTTGTCGCGGGCAACCCGCGCGTGAAGATCACGATGCAGTTGCTCTGGCGCCACTCCGTGGCGGCGGCCTACTGCGCAGGCCAGATCGCGCGCCTCACCCTGGCGCCCGATCCGGAGGCGGTCTTTCTGGCGGGGCTGGTGCACGACGCGGGCAAGTTGTTTCTGCTTCAAGCGGTCGGCAACCCCGAGATCGGCGTGCTGCGTGACGTGGAGGACAATCCCGAGCTGTTTCGCGAGATCCTGGACAGCATGCACCCGCTGTTCGGGCTGCTGGTATGCCAGGCGTGGACGCTGCCTGCCGAATTCCGGGCTGCGGCGTTCTTTCATCACCGCCCGGAGCAATGCCCCGAAGCCGACTGGCTGCCCCTGGTCCACACCGTCGCTCTGGCCAACACCATCGTCCGCGTGGAGGGATACGGCATGTACCCCGCCGGTGCGGACACCTTCCTGGCGTCCCACCCGTCGACCCAATACCTTGGCCTTTCCGATATCAAGTTGGCGATGCTTCGGGTAGACCTGCGCGACGCGCTGGAGGCCCTTTTCGACGCCACCTCCTGAACGCGCCGGGCCGATCCGTTTGAATCGCTTCGGGGCGCGCGCTACAATACCGGTCGTCCCCTCCGCATCCCCTAATCCTTGTCAAATGAAAGAGATAGCGCATGGCCCTGTGTTTTCACAACACCCTTTCCCGCCAGAAGGAGATCTTTACCCCCCTGGAACCCGGAAAAGTGGGGCTGTACACCTGTGGGCCGACCATCTACAACTTCGCGCACATCGGCAACCTCCGGGCGTACATGTTTGAGGACCTGCTGAGCCGTTATCTGACTTACCGCGGCTACCACGTCAAGCACATCATGAATCTCACGGACGTGGAGGACAAACTCATCCGGACCTGCCGCGAAACGGGGGAGTCGCTCAAGTCGGTGACCGAGCGCTACGCCAACGCGTTCTTTCAGGACCTCGATACCCTGGGGATCCGCCGCGCGTCCGCATATCCGGCCGCCACGGATCACATCGAGGAGATGGTGGCGATGATCAAGGCGTTGCGCGAGAAGGGACACACGTACGAAGCGGATGGAAGCGTCTATTTCCGCCTGGGCAGCTTTCCCGACTATGGCAAGCTCAGCCACATGGACCTCGAACAACTGCAGAATGGGGCCAGCGGCCGGGTCGATCATGACGAATACGAAGCGGGCGACGCGCGCGATTTCGTGCTCTGGAAAGCCTATGTCGAAGAGGATGGCGATGTCTTCTGGGAGACGGAGCTGGGCAAGGGACGCCCGGGCTGGCACATCGAGTGCTCGGCCATGGCGGTGAAGTACCTGGGCAACCACTTCGACATTCACTGCGGCGGGGTGGACAACATCTTTCCCCACCACGAGAACGAAATCGCCCAGTCCTGCTGCGCGACCGGCGGCCACTTCGTGAATTACTGGCTCCACTGCGCCCACCTGATGGTGGACGGCCGCAAGATGTCGAAGTCGCTGGGGAATTTCTACACGCTCCGCGATCTGCTGGAACGCGGGCTCGACCCGCTGGCGATCCGCTGGGCGCTGCTGGCCATTCACTACCGCCAGCCCAACAATTTCACGATCAAGACCGTGGAAGACGCCAGCCAGGCCCTCCAGCGCATCCGCGATTTCCGGCAGCGCCTGGGCGAAGTCCGCGGGCCGGGCGGAGACCTCCGGGAGCGCTGCGAGGCCTGCGAAACGGAATTCACCCGCGCGCTGGACGACGACTTGAACATTTCCGGCGGCCTGGGAGCGGTGTTCGATTTCATTCGGGCGGCGAACCGGGAACTCGACGCGCAGGCGGTGGGCGAGGAGGGCGCGGCCAATGCGCTCGCCTTGCTCGATCGCCTGAACGAGGTGACCGGCCTTTTCGCGCCCGGCGCGGGTTCCGAGGAAACCCCCGCCGATATCATCGAGCGCGTCAACCAGCGGCAACAGGCCCGCCGCGACAAGGACTTCGCGCGGGCGGACGCCATCCGCGACGCCCTGGCGGCGGAAGGCTGGATCATCGAAGACACCCCCGACGGCGCCCGGGTGAAGCGGGCCTGATCCCGGAGGCGCGCTGCCGCCCGGCGGATGGAACCTTTCCGGCGCACCCGGGTTCAACTCTGTGACAGAGAGGTTCGCCCCCGCATGAGGGAACTCGATGACTGGGCGCTTGTAGAGCGGGCGCAATCCGGAAACAGCGATGCGTTTGCCCTGATCGTGCGGCGGTATCAGGGACCCGTCGTGCACTTTTGCTACCGTATGGTCGGTTCCCGGCAGGATGCCGAGGATATTGCGCAGGAGGCTTTCCTGCGGGTCTACCGCTATCTGGGCCGCCTGCGCCCGGAAGCCCGGTTTTCCACCTTCCTCTTCGGGATCGCGCGCAATCTGGCGCTCAATCACCTGCGGGATGCGCGCCGGCGCGGCCGGGACCGGGCGCAGCCCCTGGACGCGCGCCCCGATGTGGAATCGCGCTACGGGCGCCCCGCGCACGACGCCGAGGCAAGCGAAACCGGCGCGCGCATCGCCGCCGCGCTGGCGCAGCTCAGCCCCGAGCACCGGATGGCCGTCCATCTGCGCGAAATCGAAGGTCTGGACTACGCGGACATCGCCCGGATCATGCGGTGCCGGCCGGGCACGGTGAAAAGCCGCCTGGCCCGCGCGCGCGACCAGTTGCGGCGGCTGATCCTCGAACAGGAGAGTGACGCACCATGAAGTCCCCCCACGTTCTGCGGGAATTGAGCGCCTATATCGACGGCGAGGCGCGCAACCCGGATCGCATAGCCCGGCATCTGCAATCCTGCCCGGACTGCGCCCGCCGCCACCTCGACCTGCTGAAGATCGCCTACCAGATCCGCGGCTTGGAGGGGCCGGCTGTCTCCGCCGGCTTTGAGGGCCGGGTGGTCGCGCGGGCGGCGGAACCGCAGGAGCGTGAGATTTCGTGGCTCTGGGCCGGAGGCCACCCCCTCGTGGCGTGTGCGGCCATCTTCGCGGTGATCGCGGGTGTCGCGGCCTTCAACACCATGCGCGCGGATGCGCCGCCCCGGATCGGGGCCGAGTTGGCGCCCGCGCTGAACCCGGCCTGGCGCGAAGACGAGCCGGTGGTGGCGGCGCTGGCGCACCTGCTGGAGACCGGGGCCCCCACGGATCTTTTCGCGGCCTTCGATGGCGTGGAAGACGAGCTTCCGGACCGCGGCGACGTTCCGCTGGAGGAGGTATTGGATATGTTGGCGGAAGGCGCGATTGGCGGCGGCGGCGCGGAGGAGGCGTATGCGGGGTTTGGCGCGCCGCTCGATGACCTGGTGGAATTGGATCGGCGCGTGTTGGCCGATATGCTGGAAGAATACAGAGGCGAGGTGTGAAATGAACATCGGGCGTTTATTGCAGATCGTGTTGCCGGCGCTCCTGCTGTTGCTGGCGGGGCCCGTGTTGGCTCAGCCGGAAGGCGGGGCACAGGAAGACGGGAGCGCGGCGCGGCGCGCGCAGGCGCAGGAGTCGCGAAAGCTGCTGGAAGAGGTGCTGATGGCGCGGCTCTCGCGGGACCTGGCGCTGGAAGAGGGCCAGACGGTCGTGCTGGTCAAGCGCCTGGCCGAGTTTCGCGAGCGGGCGGCGGGATTCCGCCGGGATCGCATGCAGTTGATGCGGTCGCTCAAGCAGGCGGTGCGCGAGAGCCAGGATGAGGGCGCGATCACGGCCCTGCTCGAGCAGATCGCGGAGCACGACGAGGCCGCGTTCCGCGCGCGCCAGGAGGTGCTGGACGTGGAGGGCCTCGATCTGACGGCGTGGCAGCAGGCCCGGCTGCTTATCTTCGTAAACGAATTTGAAGCCGACATGCGGCGCCTGCTCAACCAGGCGCAGGAGCGCCGATCGCAGGCGATCCAGCGTGGCCAGATGCGCGGCGGGCCGGATCGCGAGCGGGGCGCCCGCGGGCCCGGCGAATCCGCGGAGGGGGAGGATACGGAGCCGGACGAGGGCAACACGGGTCCCGCCGGAGGCGGAGGAACGGAAACCCCCTGATTTTCCGGGGAAACGGCCTCGCGCTATGCTGGCGCGTCGCGGCGCGGGTATGGTACCATCCACGCTCGTTTGCAGCAAAGGCCTTTTCTTCTGGAGTTTCCGTTGGATTACATTAAAGCATTCATTTTGGCGGTGGTGGAAGGTGTGACGGAGTTCCTTCCGGTCAGCAGCACCGGCCACCTTATTCTTGTCGAGTCGCTCCTGGCGATGGGCGACGACCCGAGCTTTACGGCGACGTTTATCGTCATTATCCAGTTGCCCGCGATTCTCTCGGTCTGTGTTTATTTTCGCAAGACCTTGTGGCCGTTTGAGGGCGGGTCGCTCGATCCCGCCACGGTGACCCTCTGGACGAAGGTGGTCGCCGCGTTTCTTCCGGCCGCCGTGCTCGGTTTCCTGCTCGACGATTTCATCGAGACGCTGTTCGACGACCTGGTGGTGGCGGCCGCGCTGATCGTGGGCGGTATCGTGCTCATCGTCATCGAGCAGCGGAAGCACCAGGGGGCGACCGACACGATCGCGGCGCTGACGTACCGGCAGGCCGTGGGGATAGGCTTCATTCAGTGCCTGGCGATGATCCCGGGGACATCCCGATCCGGCGCAACCATCATCGGGGGCCTGCTGCTTGGCGCGAGCCGCCCCGTTGCCGCGGAGTTTTCGTTCTTTCTCGCCATTCCCACGATGCTTGGGGCGACGGCCTACAAGCTGGTGAAGAGCGGATTCGCCTTCACATCGCACCAGTGGGCGCTGATCGCGGTGGGCTCGGTGGTGTCCTTTCTGGTGGCGTACGCGGTAATTGCGATGTTCATGGCCTACATCCGCCGCCACACCTTTGTGGCGTTTGGGGTATACCGTATCGTTCTGGGGTTGATCGTCCTTCTGGTTCTATACGTGCTCTAGATCCGGCCGCTCCGGCCGCGGGAGTGTACGCGAGATGTCCGGGTATTCAAGCGAGATAGCCAGGTACCAGCTTATTGCCTTCGCGATAGCCGCCGCGCCGCCCGTCTACATGCTGGTAATCCTGGTTATGAAGCTCTCGGGCGCCCTGCCGGAGAACGGCTTCGTC
Encoded proteins:
- a CDS encoding sigma-70 family RNA polymerase sigma factor encodes the protein MRELDDWALVERAQSGNSDAFALIVRRYQGPVVHFCYRMVGSRQDAEDIAQEAFLRVYRYLGRLRPEARFSTFLFGIARNLALNHLRDARRRGRDRAQPLDARPDVESRYGRPAHDAEASETGARIAAALAQLSPEHRMAVHLREIEGLDYADIARIMRCRPGTVKSRLARARDQLRRLILEQESDAP
- the tadA gene encoding Flp pilus assembly complex ATPase component TadA; amino-acid sequence: MTPEARNEQTRSAIGDALMAAGAITEEQLARALRVQSLLEDPRQLVDVLVELGYGERSALNEAITRQGKSLRLGDLLLEQGIITADALAMGLQLQRESGLRLGEALIQIGAINERTLLRNVAHQMGVPYIEPNINMIDPELLRGLSPDYLLRYLFVPFIRGEDGMLTVVVSELESDPTRQAIRDIYHRDVRYALGPADVIRQSIEDIRHRRNIGEGAEAGAPDRAEDTIVPILNHLIQEAIEDGASDIHIEPMADVVRIRYRIDGVLVYKTDLPKDLLVKLISRLKILAELNIAEHQRHQGGRFQIEHKEREVDLRLSIYVTVHGECAVMRILNREMALVTLEKLGMAPSMLARYRDDVLHSPTGVVLYTGPTGSGKTTTLYSSIAYCNNIHTKIITAEDPVEFTIEGIIQCTIHEKIGRTFHSTLREIVRQDPDIIVMGEIRDKESAEVAIQAALTGHKVYSTFHTEDTIGGLLRLIDMDIETFLISSTVVSVVAQRLLRRICDHCKAPYVPTAKEANAVGLPLEDLRRHEYMRGRGCNRCAHTGYRGRIGAYELLVLNEPVKEAILAKKPAHTIRQLSVETTGLISMREDACAKVVRGHTTFEEVLRHTPRTFSVRPLRNILAMSE
- the cysS gene encoding cysteine--tRNA ligase; this encodes MALCFHNTLSRQKEIFTPLEPGKVGLYTCGPTIYNFAHIGNLRAYMFEDLLSRYLTYRGYHVKHIMNLTDVEDKLIRTCRETGESLKSVTERYANAFFQDLDTLGIRRASAYPAATDHIEEMVAMIKALREKGHTYEADGSVYFRLGSFPDYGKLSHMDLEQLQNGASGRVDHDEYEAGDARDFVLWKAYVEEDGDVFWETELGKGRPGWHIECSAMAVKYLGNHFDIHCGGVDNIFPHHENEIAQSCCATGGHFVNYWLHCAHLMVDGRKMSKSLGNFYTLRDLLERGLDPLAIRWALLAIHYRQPNNFTIKTVEDASQALQRIRDFRQRLGEVRGPGGDLRERCEACETEFTRALDDDLNISGGLGAVFDFIRAANRELDAQAVGEEGAANALALLDRLNEVTGLFAPGAGSEETPADIIERVNQRQQARRDKDFARADAIRDALAAEGWIIEDTPDGARVKRA
- a CDS encoding HDOD domain-containing protein, which produces MTACPFCESPVPEDQLPGDGPGLAVCVHCFNPLRLSWSDGGFEATRLSDHRDMRRNSGPDTIAGAILAQAGPALQQLPVLPEISQRILTLLRDPEFGMPELAGMIREDPAIALAIMKQANSAAFGGLSPIKDLNGACARLGMRNVANTVQIVANQRLFVAGNPRVKITMQLLWRHSVAAAYCAGQIARLTLAPDPEAVFLAGLVHDAGKLFLLQAVGNPEIGVLRDVEDNPELFREILDSMHPLFGLLVCQAWTLPAEFRAAAFFHHRPEQCPEADWLPLVHTVALANTIVRVEGYGMYPAGADTFLASHPSTQYLGLSDIKLAMLRVDLRDALEALFDATS
- the ftsY gene encoding signal recognition particle-docking protein FtsY translates to MAKTGFIGRLREKLEKSRDNLVGNVKRALGRPFIDDEAFDALEEVLIGADVGVATTLKIIEEMRGAVKARRLTDSEDLIALLKEELTGLLSEGNHAIDWSRPGSPHVTLVAGVNGSGKTTTTGKLASRLIADGRTVLLGAADTFRAAATEQLAIWSERTGADLVRLSDGADPASVAYDATDAAVARKIDNVLIDTAGRLHTKVNLMEELKKIQRVVRKRIPDAPHEVLLVLDATTGQNGLEQARQFTQALDVTGIILTKLDGTAKGGMAVAIQRELGIPIKMIGIGESVDDLDMFDAREFVEALFAQ
- a CDS encoding undecaprenyl-diphosphate phosphatase, giving the protein MDYIKAFILAVVEGVTEFLPVSSTGHLILVESLLAMGDDPSFTATFIVIIQLPAILSVCVYFRKTLWPFEGGSLDPATVTLWTKVVAAFLPAAVLGFLLDDFIETLFDDLVVAAALIVGGIVLIVIEQRKHQGATDTIAALTYRQAVGIGFIQCLAMIPGTSRSGATIIGGLLLGASRPVAAEFSFFLAIPTMLGATAYKLVKSGFAFTSHQWALIAVGSVVSFLVAYAVIAMFMAYIRRHTFVAFGVYRIVLGLIVLLVLYVL